One genomic window of Deinococcus aetherius includes the following:
- a CDS encoding transposase, with product MLARRIEEAEHPEGRPERPAVKGPWKKSDFLAGQIVWLLLNDDDRLQERDRTLFDKLKEKCPDLIALRQLAQGFRHLMREGTEADLDAWLTAAKESNFQDVRSFAVGLTRERAAFLAAVTLPWSNGPTEGVVNKIKLVKRQMYGRGSFELLRRRVLLAA from the coding sequence GTGCTGGCTCGACGCATTGAGGAGGCCGAACATCCCGAGGGGCGTCCAGAACGCCCTGCTGTCAAGGGGCCGTGGAAAAAGTCCGATTTTCTTGCTGGTCAGATCGTGTGGCTGCTGCTGAATGACGACGACCGGTTGCAGGAGCGCGACCGAACGCTGTTCGACAAGCTCAAGGAGAAGTGCCCGGACCTGATCGCCCTGCGCCAGTTGGCGCAGGGCTTCCGGCACCTGATGCGTGAGGGCACGGAGGCCGATCTGGACGCCTGGTTAACGGCGGCGAAAGAGAGCAACTTCCAGGATGTGCGCAGCTTCGCGGTGGGGCTGACCCGGGAACGGGCGGCATTCCTGGCAGCGGTGACACTACCCTGGAGTAATGGGCCGACGGAGGGGGTCGTCAACAAGATCAAGCTCGTCAAGCGCCAGATGTACGGGCGAGGGTCTTTCGAACTCCTTCGTCGGCGTGTCCTGCTCGCCGCTTGA
- a CDS encoding AbrB/MazE/SpoVT family DNA-binding domain-containing protein — MKVKLLKHGNSLGFNIPAAQAQLAHLVPGQEFELSMLEDGTLAFKPLRRRRSRYDIEELLEGMPEGHLRYEDMPEQDLVGKEAEWL, encoded by the coding sequence ATGAAAGTGAAGCTGTTGAAGCACGGCAATAGCCTGGGGTTTAACATCCCCGCCGCGCAGGCCCAGCTCGCGCACCTCGTCCCCGGCCAGGAGTTCGAGCTGTCGATGCTCGAAGACGGCACCCTGGCCTTCAAACCCCTGCGGCGCCGCCGCAGCCGCTACGACATCGAGGAGTTGCTGGAGGGGATGCCCGAGGGCCACCTGCGCTACGAGGACATGCCCGAGCAGGACCTGGTAGGCAAAGAGGCCGAGTGGCTGTGA
- a CDS encoding type II toxin-antitoxin system PemK/MazF family toxin, which produces MAVKSPERGDIYWVNFNPRTGHEQGGERPALVISNSGYNRRTGLMICLPITTRSKGYRTELPLPGTLSTSGVVLTSHVYTVDWQARGARFAEVAPGELLEQAVDMTVAVLAT; this is translated from the coding sequence GTGGCTGTGAAGTCGCCCGAGCGCGGCGACATTTACTGGGTGAACTTCAACCCCCGGACCGGACACGAGCAGGGTGGGGAGCGGCCCGCGCTGGTCATCAGCAACAGCGGGTACAACCGCCGCACCGGCCTGATGATCTGCCTCCCCATTACCACCCGCAGCAAGGGTTACAGGACCGAACTGCCCCTGCCCGGGACATTGAGCACCAGCGGCGTCGTCCTGACCAGCCACGTCTACACGGTGGACTGGCAGGCGCGCGGCGCCCGCTTCGCTGAGGTCGCTCCCGGGGAGCTGCTGGAGCAGGCGGTGGACATGACCGTCGCGGTTCTGGCAACTTAA
- a CDS encoding serine hydrolase domain-containing protein, translated as MSFFPHTLPLFYLGCQRWTSKWGQCHEGWWAPYRPERVHRLHSLSKSFTATAIGLLVSEGRLNVEDRMVSLFTDALPTTVDEHLAAMRVHDLLTMRTGHAEDPTGTVVKAPDGDWVRAFLAQPVTLPPGTHSVYNSAATFMLSALVQRLTGETLLDYLRPRLLEPLGLGEARWITNPQGINVGGWGLYLTTEGIARFGQFYLQRGCWEGEQMLPEAWVDEATRAQVPPGEDEASDWAQGYGFQFWRCRFDAYRADGAFGQLCVVMPQQEAVLTITAGVQNMQRVLDHVWTHLLAGMDEHGAWPEDPGTLETLCARCATLRLDRPKTTDETGDEWRATLLDETYTFGPNEAQLRRARLIAGFTSCRLMVTDNWSEHTIDFGLTTWDESKTTLWAGSEETILARAGWTQEGTLGLEVLFIEGGFHWSSVIDKAAGVLTTWLPLTGGLEEEPLLARRDDANEAGGSTQQQEGMAYRGGSG; from the coding sequence GTGTCGTTCTTTCCCCATACGCTCCCCCTGTTCTACCTGGGGTGTCAGCGCTGGACCTCAAAATGGGGGCAATGTCACGAGGGCTGGTGGGCGCCGTACCGCCCAGAGCGCGTCCACCGCCTGCACTCCCTGAGCAAGAGCTTCACCGCGACCGCCATCGGCTTGCTTGTCTCCGAGGGGCGGCTGAACGTGGAGGACCGGATGGTGTCCCTCTTCACGGACGCCCTGCCCACCACAGTGGATGAGCACCTGGCCGCCATGCGGGTCCATGACCTGCTCACCATGCGTACCGGGCACGCCGAGGACCCGACGGGCACGGTGGTCAAGGCGCCGGACGGCGACTGGGTACGGGCCTTTCTTGCTCAGCCCGTCACGTTGCCGCCGGGCACGCATTCTGTCTATAACAGCGCGGCCACCTTCATGCTCTCGGCGTTGGTGCAGCGACTGACGGGCGAGACGCTGCTCGACTACCTGCGCCCAAGGCTACTGGAGCCGCTGGGCTTGGGGGAAGCCCGCTGGATCACGAACCCTCAGGGGATCAATGTCGGCGGCTGGGGGCTATACCTGACCACCGAGGGGATCGCGCGCTTCGGGCAGTTCTACCTCCAACGTGGCTGTTGGGAGGGTGAGCAGATGTTGCCCGAGGCGTGGGTGGATGAGGCCACCCGCGCCCAGGTGCCGCCCGGCGAGGACGAGGCGAGCGACTGGGCCCAGGGGTACGGCTTCCAGTTCTGGCGCTGCCGCTTTGATGCCTACCGCGCCGATGGGGCCTTCGGGCAGTTGTGTGTGGTGATGCCACAGCAGGAGGCCGTGCTGACGATCACCGCAGGCGTGCAGAACATGCAGCGCGTGCTCGACCACGTGTGGACGCACCTCCTGGCCGGAATGGACGAGCATGGGGCGTGGCCTGAGGACCCGGGCACCCTGGAGACCTTGTGTGCCCGTTGTGCCACCCTACGCCTCGATAGGCCGAAGACGACTGACGAGACGGGGGATGAATGGCGAGCAACCCTGCTCGACGAGACCTACACCTTTGGGCCAAACGAGGCTCAGTTGAGGAGGGCGCGGCTCATCGCGGGCTTTACGTCCTGCCGGTTGATGGTCACCGACAACTGGAGTGAGCACACCATTGATTTCGGTCTTACCACCTGGGATGAGAGCAAGACGACCCTCTGGGCAGGCAGCGAGGAGACAATTCTGGCGCGGGCCGGGTGGACGCAGGAGGGCACCCTCGGCCTGGAGGTTCTATTCATCGAGGGTGGCTTCCACTGGTCAAGCGTGATCGACAAGGCTGCCGGTGTTTTAACCACCTGGCTGCCATTGACCGGCGGCTTGGAAGAAGAGCCCTTGCTGGCGCGGCGGGATGACGCAAACGAGGCCGGTGGTTCAACCCAGCAGCAGGAGGGGATGGCCTATCGAGGGGGCAGCGGCTGA
- a CDS encoding transposase: protein MGKERHSEEKVLEVLGRVENGETIAAVSRSTGISRKTIQYWRATYSQQPKTDDAKRLKQLEDENARLKKLVADLALDNAMLKDVVGKKW from the coding sequence ATGGGGAAAGAACGACACAGTGAAGAGAAGGTCCTCGAAGTTCTCGGACGGGTCGAAAACGGCGAGACCATCGCAGCGGTCAGCCGCTCAACCGGGATCAGCCGCAAGACCATCCAGTATTGGAGGGCCACCTACAGCCAGCAGCCCAAAACTGACGACGCCAAGCGGCTCAAACAGCTTGAGGATGAAAACGCCCGGTTGAAGAAGTTGGTCGCTGACCTGGCCCTCGACAACGCGATGCTGAAGGATGTCGTGGGAAAGAAGTGGTAG
- a CDS encoding IS3 family transposase, with translation MRYLQAHHGVSERRACRVLGLSRSSHRYKVRKNDQQLGEKLQKLAQERPRFGYRRLEVLLRREGKVVNHKRVYRVYKALDLTVRKKTRRKRVVQRRTPLTVPSAANERWSTDFVSDQLASGQRFRVLNVVDDFTRECVVCFADTSITGDTVARLLGEAVRERGKPKVLISDNGPEFTSRALDAWAHQQGIERHFIDPGKPVQNAYIESFNGRFRDECLDQHWFVNLPQARLVLSVWRRDYNGVRPHSSLDNLAPQEFARRSAG, from the coding sequence GTGCGCTACCTCCAAGCTCATCACGGCGTCAGTGAACGTCGAGCCTGTCGTGTGCTCGGCCTGAGTCGCTCGTCGCATCGCTATAAGGTCCGCAAAAACGATCAACAGCTGGGGGAAAAGCTCCAGAAACTCGCCCAGGAGCGACCTCGGTTCGGGTACCGGCGGCTGGAGGTGCTGTTGCGCCGGGAGGGCAAGGTGGTCAATCACAAGCGGGTGTATCGCGTCTACAAGGCGCTCGACCTGACCGTCAGGAAAAAGACCCGGAGAAAGCGGGTGGTGCAGCGCCGCACGCCGTTGACGGTGCCCTCAGCGGCCAACGAACGTTGGAGTACCGACTTTGTCAGTGATCAGCTCGCCAGCGGGCAGCGGTTCCGCGTTTTGAACGTCGTGGATGACTTCACCCGGGAATGCGTGGTGTGTTTCGCCGACACCTCGATCACGGGCGACACCGTCGCCCGTCTGTTGGGGGAAGCTGTAAGAGAACGGGGGAAGCCGAAGGTGTTGATCAGCGACAATGGCCCGGAGTTCACCAGTCGCGCCCTGGATGCCTGGGCCCACCAACAGGGGATCGAGCGACACTTCATCGACCCGGGAAAACCTGTGCAGAACGCCTATATTGAGAGTTTCAATGGGCGCTTCCGAGACGAGTGCCTCGACCAGCACTGGTTTGTGAATCTGCCGCAGGCCCGGTTGGTCTTGAGCGTGTGGCGCCGGGACTACAACGGAGTCCGGCCGCACAGCTCGCTGGACAACCTGGCGCCGCAGGAATTTGCCCGCCGTTCGGCGGGCTGA
- a CDS encoding transposase — MYPKEQRSKRLYSDILPCFSRQQHRESFEVFLDLLLDGSGQPLPERASVKSPSALSRFLNHAAWDTRQSCRVLRQHAQETLQNFWRQQPHQRPRLELLVDLTSLEKTGKFSELADWVHTYHSVRGVDLVVLYLCCGELRLPWAFQVWRGKGSPSPAQLALKLLRTVPAALLAGKRCPRLHADGGFESTEFIRASSPVASTSWSACAAPGNWRVGGRSMT; from the coding sequence GTGTATCCAAAAGAACAGCGTTCCAAACGACTTTATTCTGACATCCTGCCCTGCTTTTCTCGCCAGCAGCACCGGGAATCCTTCGAGGTCTTCCTCGACCTGCTGCTGGATGGTTCGGGTCAACCGCTGCCGGAACGGGCGAGTGTCAAGTCCCCCTCGGCCCTCAGCCGCTTTCTCAACCACGCGGCCTGGGACACCCGGCAGAGCTGCCGGGTGTTGCGTCAGCACGCCCAGGAGACGTTGCAGAACTTCTGGCGACAACAGCCCCACCAGCGCCCTCGGCTGGAACTGCTTGTGGATCTGACCAGCCTGGAAAAGACCGGTAAGTTCAGCGAACTTGCCGACTGGGTCCACACCTACCACAGCGTCCGCGGCGTTGACCTGGTGGTGCTGTACCTGTGCTGCGGGGAGCTTCGTCTGCCCTGGGCCTTTCAAGTGTGGCGGGGGAAGGGGTCCCCTTCCCCTGCGCAGCTCGCGTTGAAGTTGCTCCGCACCGTTCCTGCCGCTCTGCTCGCTGGAAAACGGTGTCCCCGTCTGCATGCGGACGGGGGCTTCGAGAGTACCGAGTTTATTCGGGCGTCCTCGCCCGTGGCCTCGACATCGTGGTCGGCGTGCGCTGCTCCCGGAAATTGGAGGGTGGGCGGCAGGTCCATGACCTGA
- a CDS encoding urease accessory protein UreD → MTLLRRTRTGVLHLHFGVRAGRTVLLRDLQKAPLMIVRPFELPCGTLMVFIVNPMGGVLGGDHSEVRVRVEGGARALVLTQSATRVQPSPDRAAATQDVTLEVAPGGRLEFYPERTIPFAGSAFRQTVLAELGEGAELGLTETLAGGRVRSGESLAFHEYASRMEVRRGGRRVYLDALRLCPGEHTRSPGVWGGGDYLASGVWVGAPQVTDWPAVPGQLATGQAAGGAAWLRAVADCGPGLDAALGAARESLRRQLFGAPPLRVRR, encoded by the coding sequence TTGACGCTCCTTCGCCGCACCCGCACGGGCGTTCTGCACCTGCATTTCGGGGTGCGCGCTGGGCGAACCGTCCTGCTGCGCGACCTGCAAAAGGCCCCGCTGATGATCGTGCGGCCCTTCGAGTTGCCCTGCGGCACGCTGATGGTCTTCATCGTGAATCCCATGGGCGGCGTGCTGGGCGGCGACCACAGCGAGGTTCGCGTGCGGGTGGAGGGGGGCGCGCGGGCCCTGGTCCTCACCCAGTCGGCGACGCGGGTCCAGCCCTCGCCGGACCGGGCCGCCGCCACCCAGGACGTCACCCTGGAGGTGGCCCCCGGCGGGAGGCTGGAGTTCTACCCGGAACGGACCATTCCCTTCGCGGGCAGCGCCTTTCGCCAGACGGTCCTCGCCGAATTGGGGGAGGGGGCGGAGCTAGGCCTCACCGAGACGCTGGCGGGCGGGCGCGTGCGCAGCGGGGAGAGCCTAGCTTTCCACGAGTACGCGAGCCGGATGGAGGTCCGGCGGGGGGGGAGGCGCGTCTACCTCGACGCCCTGCGCCTGTGCCCCGGCGAGCACACCCGCTCACCCGGGGTGTGGGGCGGCGGGGACTACCTGGCAAGCGGCGTGTGGGTCGGGGCCCCCCAGGTGACCGATTGGCCCGCTGTCCCCGGGCAGCTCGCCACGGGCCAGGCGGCCGGCGGGGCGGCCTGGCTGCGTGCCGTGGCCGACTGTGGCCCCGGACTCGACGCCGCCCTCGGCGCGGCCCGCGAGTCCCTGCGCCGCCAGCTCTTCGGCGCCCCCCCGCTGCGGGTGCGGCGCTAA
- the ureG gene encoding urease accessory protein UreG: protein MTLPLKIGVGGPVGSGKTALLEVLCRELRDRYELAVITNDIYTFEDQRILTRAAALPPERIRGVQTGGCPHTAIREDSSLNQEAVEALQADFPGLDLLFIESGGDNLASSFSPELVDAWVFVLDVSGGEKVPRKGGPGVRHSDLLVINKTDLAPLVGASLEVMDADARAQRTASGEVRPYVFTNLRGGEGVAEVIAWIEHDLLFRHVAPPRVGLG, encoded by the coding sequence GTGACCCTCCCCCTCAAAATCGGCGTCGGCGGCCCGGTCGGCAGCGGCAAGACCGCCCTGCTGGAAGTGTTGTGCCGCGAGCTGCGGGACCGCTACGAGCTGGCGGTCATCACGAACGACATCTACACCTTCGAGGACCAGCGCATCCTGACGCGGGCAGCCGCCCTGCCCCCCGAGCGCATCCGCGGCGTGCAGACGGGCGGCTGCCCCCACACGGCCATCCGCGAGGACAGTTCCCTGAACCAGGAGGCGGTGGAGGCGCTGCAAGCGGACTTCCCGGGGCTGGACCTCCTGTTCATCGAGTCCGGCGGGGACAACCTGGCCTCCTCGTTCTCGCCGGAGCTGGTGGACGCCTGGGTCTTCGTGCTGGACGTGTCGGGCGGGGAAAAGGTGCCGCGCAAGGGCGGCCCGGGCGTGCGGCACTCCGACCTGCTCGTGATCAACAAGACCGACCTCGCCCCCCTCGTGGGCGCGAGCCTGGAGGTGATGGACGCCGACGCGCGGGCCCAGCGGACGGCCAGCGGTGAGGTGCGCCCCTACGTCTTCACGAACCTGCGCGGGGGGGAGGGCGTGGCCGAGGTGATCGCCTGGATCGAGCACGACCTGCTCTTCCGCCACGTGGCGCCGCCCCGGGTGGGCCTGGGTTGA
- the ureE gene encoding urease accessory protein UreE, with amino-acid sequence MTRLSGLRRAVLPAPAAPAGAQGRVIHVPMTAADRRRVRRRLTAPDGAELRLAFPTGTVLLPGSVLERRGGVSYVVEAAPEDVAAVRPRGMAEAARVAHAVGNLHRDLVEDGDAFLVLWDAPVELLLTRLGVPFTREDRPFHGRPSWEHEP; translated from the coding sequence GTGACCCGGCTCTCGGGGCTGCGCCGCGCCGTGCTTCCCGCCCCCGCTGCCCCCGCCGGGGCACAGGGCCGCGTGATCCACGTCCCCATGACCGCTGCGGACCGCCGCCGGGTGCGCCGCCGCCTGACCGCCCCCGACGGCGCGGAGCTGCGGCTGGCCTTTCCGACGGGCACGGTCCTCCTGCCCGGCAGTGTGCTGGAGCGCCGGGGGGGGGTGAGCTACGTGGTGGAGGCCGCGCCGGAGGACGTGGCGGCGGTCCGTCCCCGGGGCATGGCCGAGGCCGCCCGGGTGGCCCATGCCGTCGGCAACCTGCACCGCGACCTCGTGGAGGACGGGGACGCCTTTCTGGTGCTGTGGGACGCCCCGGTAGAGCTGCTGCTCACCCGCCTGGGCGTGCCCTTCACGCGCGAAGATCGTCCCTTTCACGGGCGGCCCTCGTGGGAACACGAGCCGTGA
- the hypB gene encoding hydrogenase nickel incorporation protein HypB, with amino-acid sequence MTSTTPRIVTVRQNILKANDHTAAENRRAFREAGVRAINLVSSPGAGKTALLERTLRDLGGTLRLAVAVGDLATENDAARLRQWGAQAEQIVTGTVCHLDAAMVRGVLPRFDLAALDVLFLENVGNLVCPSSYDLGEAARAVLISTTEGEDKPLKYPTMFNTADVVVITKMDLAPAVEFDRDLCRENIDRARPGVRVVELSSKRGEGLDAWFDFVRGA; translated from the coding sequence ATGACCAGCACGACCCCCCGCATCGTCACGGTGCGGCAGAACATCCTCAAGGCCAACGACCACACCGCCGCCGAGAACCGCCGCGCCTTCCGGGAGGCGGGGGTGCGGGCCATCAACCTCGTCTCCAGTCCGGGCGCGGGCAAGACAGCCCTGCTGGAGCGCACGCTGCGCGACCTGGGGGGGACGCTACGTCTGGCCGTGGCGGTGGGCGACCTCGCCACCGAGAACGACGCGGCGCGGCTGCGGCAATGGGGCGCGCAGGCCGAGCAGATCGTGACGGGGACGGTCTGTCACCTCGACGCGGCGATGGTGCGGGGCGTCCTTCCCCGCTTCGACCTGGCCGCGCTCGACGTGCTGTTTCTGGAAAACGTCGGCAACCTCGTCTGCCCCAGCTCCTACGACCTGGGCGAGGCGGCCCGTGCGGTGCTGATCTCCACCACCGAGGGCGAGGACAAGCCGCTGAAGTACCCCACGATGTTCAATACGGCGGACGTGGTGGTCATCACGAAGATGGACCTGGCGCCTGCCGTGGAGTTCGACCGCGACCTGTGCCGCGAGAACATCGACCGCGCCCGGCCCGGGGTGAGGGTCGTCGAGCTGAGCAGCAAGCGCGGGGAGGGCCTGGACGCGTGGTTCGACTTCGTGCGGGGGGCGTAG